One Gossypium hirsutum isolate 1008001.06 chromosome A11, Gossypium_hirsutum_v2.1, whole genome shotgun sequence genomic window carries:
- the LOC107891456 gene encoding uncharacterized protein: MIHQEMDIDHEWVFLPDNRFLDINQDHGGKRVSDSNLVFFTDYFDEEQSPPSGNSGKIAKQVVPVPFPLEPRILKVPENELGKEITKRVPLDFSSTPSMILEKIKEAGMESVGGDKEVKTQVSFRKPSYNNNESVDMTNKMDSPRSTTKGVIPQLDAAGTFNFDDETGFLENMSSPKIKDLVEKKAENKDVNWEESSGGLNLWKWSLTGIGAICSFGVAAATFCIIIFGTQQRNKQQLNQKLLFQRYSDDKRMKQVVHHTTKLNEVISVVRGVPITRAQITFGGYYDGI; this comes from the exons ATGATTCACCAAGAGATGGATATTGATCATGAATGGGTTTTCCTCCCTGATAATAGATTCCTGGATATCAATCAAGACCATGGAGGAAAACGAGTTTCTGATTCAAACCTTGTTTTCTTCACAGACTACTTCGATGAAGAACAGTCTCCGCCGTCAGGGAATTCAGGGAAGATAGCTAAACAAGTTGTCCCAGTTCCATTTCCATTGGAACCAAGAATCCTTAAGGTTCCAGAAAATGAACTAGGGAAGGAAATCACCAAAAGGGTACCTCTTGATTTCAGTTCTACACCATCCATGATCCTTGAGAAGATCAAAGAAGCTGGTATGGAATCAGTTGGAGGTGATAAAGAAGTGAAGACACAAGTTTCGTTTAGGAAACCAAGTTACAACAACAATGAATCTGTCGACATGACCAACAAAATGGACTCACCAAGGTCCACTACGAAAGGAGTTATCCCTCAATTGGATGCTGCAGGTACGTTTAATTTTGACGATGAAACTGGATTTTTGGAGAACATGAGTTCCCCCAAAATAAAAGATTTGGTGGAAAAGAAAGCTGAGAATAAAGATGTAAACTGGGAAGAAAGCTCTGGTGGCCTTAATTTATGGAAATGGAGTTTGACTGGTATCGGAGCCATCTGCTCTTTTGGTGTTGCTGCGGCTACTTTTTGCATCATCATTTTTGGAACTCAACAAAGGAACAAACAACAACTGAACCAGAAACTGCTGTTCCAACGTTACAGTGATGACAAG AGGATGAAGCAAGTGGTTCATCACACAACTAAACTCAATGAAGTAATTTCAGTGGTGAGAGGAGTACCAATCACCAGAGCTCAAATAACATTCGGTGGTTACTATGATGGTATTTAA